A genomic segment from Pseudomonas sessilinigenes encodes:
- a CDS encoding FecR domain-containing protein, translating to MSRSRIDPAVVDEAAQWMALLQSGQMSAVQAEAFAAWRSADPEHEQVIGLMGGGFAALQHNALRQLSRDSLLHSLNAPSSRRRFIGSSLGLLGVALAAGLLGRQLDGWRPAGALYTGVGERRSLRLDDGSALVLDACTRVVAHFDQGQRQLELCSGELQVDVARDPSRPFVVQTVHGRMRALGTRFLVRRDEASTQLVMLHSQVEVLTANGTRQVATAGQSLRFDGQGLLALEAAKGYESAWTQGLLEARDRPLGEIVEQLRRYRRGILRVDPEVADLRLSGLYPLDESDRTLQLLERSLPIRVRYHSPYWVSIEPRQGGL from the coding sequence ATGAGTCGCTCGCGGATCGACCCGGCGGTGGTGGACGAGGCCGCCCAGTGGATGGCCCTGTTGCAGTCGGGCCAGATGAGCGCGGTGCAAGCCGAGGCGTTCGCCGCCTGGCGCAGCGCCGACCCTGAGCATGAGCAGGTCATCGGCCTGATGGGCGGCGGGTTCGCGGCCCTGCAGCACAATGCCCTGCGCCAACTGAGCCGCGACAGCCTGCTGCACAGCCTCAATGCCCCCTCGAGCCGGCGGCGCTTCATCGGCAGCAGCCTGGGCCTGCTGGGCGTGGCGTTGGCGGCGGGGCTACTGGGGCGCCAACTGGATGGGTGGCGGCCTGCCGGCGCGCTGTACACCGGCGTGGGCGAGCGCCGCAGCCTGAGGCTCGACGACGGCAGTGCGCTGGTGCTCGATGCCTGTACCCGGGTGGTGGCGCATTTCGACCAGGGCCAGCGCCAACTGGAGCTGTGCAGTGGTGAGTTGCAGGTGGACGTAGCCAGGGACCCGTCGCGGCCGTTCGTGGTGCAGACCGTGCATGGCCGCATGCGTGCCCTGGGCACTCGCTTCCTGGTGCGCCGCGACGAAGCCTCGACCCAATTGGTGATGCTGCATTCCCAGGTGGAGGTGCTGACGGCCAATGGCACGCGGCAGGTGGCGACGGCGGGGCAGAGCCTGCGTTTCGACGGCCAGGGCTTGTTGGCCCTGGAGGCGGCCAAGGGCTATGAAAGCGCCTGGACCCAGGGCCTGCTGGAGGCGCGCGATAGGCCGCTGGGAGAAATCGTCGAGCAGTTGCGCCGATACCGGCGCGGCATCCTGCGGGTCGATCCCGAGGTCGCCGACTTGCGCCTGAGCGGCCTCTATCCGCTGGACGAAAGCGATCGCACCCTGCAACTGCTGGAGCGCTCGCTGCCGATCCGGGTGCGTTACCACAGCCCCTACTGGGTCAGCATCGAGCCACGCCAAGGCGGGTTATAA
- a CDS encoding TonB-dependent receptor, translating into MSSQNCFNRPFRHLCRLSLAVALGIAGCPAPLLAQEPVDGILSFDIAKGPLDQVLLDISRQSGVPISFRQDLVQGKQGPAIHGALDARQALERALQGSGLEVEASEQGLVLRPAATTPAPVVSRASSSASASEPRLSKVTVTGSRIARAQTDGATPVTVITQQEMEARGYRNVYDALATQTQNTGMTQGEDYGNTWQPAASALNLRGLGPNHTLVLINGRRVADYPIAYGGQVNFTNLANIPSAVIERIEILSSGASAVYGSDAIAGVVNIILKKKIDGIDLNLRGGTSERGGGDNQRLQLSGGGSWGDFDGLFGLELTRREPIWADDRGFMSSSPAVDVGYRRNLDTGRYLGPGCGAYQGTFGNHLSGSGGRCTTDQMYNDYWTLQTQKENYDGYTRGTWHFSDSGQLYADLMYGLDHIQNNTRGPTFTSPDFINANTGNLERWFRRFSEEEIGGRTSNNSKWRETSWTGTLGLSDQLGDSGWSYELAANRSEYRSVRSTRYRPLSTIRDFYLGPQLGTQDGHPVFAPDPARLDRPLTPDEWRQFRRNQTETSRSVSQTYNASINGDLFDLPAGPVGFAGVLEMGKQQYRTDPDSALNDGVFYGAAPAQSSGGSRKRYALGGEFSVPVTDSVLASLAGRWDQYKFADRSEQQKTYNLGLEWRPLTSLLVRGSYGTSFRAPDLNYIYQADSNGYYPDQIDYYGCSKGVEGACDRGRVDYVQSGTSDLKSERGKSWTYGLVWSPSRNFDVSADYWRVQIDDLLTSVDQNRLLQEENACRSGAQDINSASCQAVLARVQRNPGNAAVDPNKLQQVRVNAINAASERVSGLDLKSNIRWGAGDYGAFSSTLGYTLVLSHYYKESDQATTLDLRSDRSNHDWRSKANASLTWDYEHYSTTLMGIRYGSVTNGNGDGRLSPWTVFNASARYKINDRASLGLTVNNLLNQYKHDDSGGWPYYPTGNYDAYGRQWWLDLSYHFGS; encoded by the coding sequence ATGTCTTCACAGAACTGTTTCAACCGTCCGTTCCGGCACCTGTGCCGATTGTCGCTGGCCGTGGCCCTGGGCATTGCCGGTTGTCCGGCGCCGCTTCTGGCCCAGGAGCCGGTGGACGGGATCTTATCCTTCGATATCGCCAAGGGGCCGCTGGACCAGGTGCTGCTGGACATCTCGCGCCAGAGCGGGGTGCCGATCTCCTTCCGCCAGGACCTGGTGCAAGGCAAGCAGGGGCCGGCTATCCATGGCGCTCTGGATGCCCGGCAGGCGCTGGAGCGGGCGTTGCAGGGCAGCGGCCTGGAAGTCGAGGCCAGCGAGCAGGGCCTGGTGCTGCGTCCGGCGGCAACCACACCCGCCCCGGTGGTGAGCCGGGCCAGTAGCTCCGCCAGTGCCAGCGAACCGAGGCTATCGAAGGTCACGGTCACCGGCTCGCGCATCGCCCGGGCGCAGACCGACGGCGCGACTCCGGTCACCGTGATCACCCAGCAGGAGATGGAGGCCCGGGGTTACCGCAATGTCTACGACGCCCTGGCGACCCAGACCCAGAACACCGGCATGACCCAGGGCGAGGACTATGGCAACACCTGGCAACCGGCGGCCAGCGCCCTCAACCTGCGTGGCCTGGGGCCCAACCATACGTTGGTGCTGATCAACGGCCGGCGAGTGGCGGACTATCCGATCGCCTATGGCGGCCAGGTCAACTTCACCAACCTGGCCAATATCCCTTCGGCGGTCATCGAACGTATCGAGATCCTCAGCAGCGGGGCTTCGGCGGTCTACGGCTCGGACGCCATCGCCGGGGTGGTCAACATCATCCTCAAGAAGAAGATCGACGGCATCGACCTCAACCTGCGCGGTGGCACCAGCGAGCGTGGTGGTGGCGACAATCAGCGCCTGCAACTGAGCGGTGGCGGCAGTTGGGGCGATTTCGACGGCTTGTTCGGCCTGGAACTGACTCGGCGCGAACCGATCTGGGCCGACGACCGCGGGTTCATGAGCAGCAGCCCAGCGGTGGACGTCGGCTACCGGCGCAATCTCGACACCGGCCGTTACCTGGGCCCCGGGTGCGGCGCCTACCAGGGCACTTTCGGTAATCACCTGAGCGGTAGTGGCGGGCGCTGCACCACTGACCAGATGTACAACGACTACTGGACCTTGCAGACCCAGAAGGAAAACTACGATGGCTACACCCGCGGCACCTGGCACTTCAGCGATAGCGGGCAGTTGTACGCCGACCTGATGTACGGCCTGGACCATATCCAGAACAACACCCGCGGCCCGACCTTTACCTCCCCGGATTTCATCAACGCCAACACCGGTAACCTGGAGCGTTGGTTCCGGCGTTTCTCCGAGGAGGAGATCGGTGGGCGTACCAGCAACAACAGCAAATGGCGCGAGACTTCCTGGACCGGCACCCTGGGCTTGTCCGACCAGCTTGGCGACAGCGGCTGGAGCTACGAGCTGGCGGCCAACCGTTCGGAGTACCGCAGCGTGCGCAGCACCCGTTATCGGCCGTTGTCGACCATCCGCGATTTCTACCTGGGCCCGCAGTTGGGTACCCAGGATGGACACCCGGTGTTCGCTCCGGACCCGGCGCGCCTGGACCGGCCCCTGACTCCCGACGAGTGGCGCCAGTTCCGTCGCAACCAGACCGAGACCAGCCGCTCGGTGTCGCAGACCTACAACGCCTCGATCAACGGCGACCTGTTCGACTTGCCCGCTGGGCCAGTGGGGTTTGCCGGGGTGCTGGAGATGGGCAAACAGCAGTACCGCACAGATCCTGATTCGGCGCTCAACGACGGAGTGTTCTATGGCGCTGCGCCGGCCCAGAGTTCCGGTGGTTCGCGCAAGCGCTACGCCCTGGGCGGCGAGTTCAGCGTGCCGGTCACCGATAGCGTGCTGGCGTCCCTGGCCGGACGCTGGGACCAGTACAAGTTCGCCGATCGCAGCGAACAGCAGAAGACCTATAACCTGGGCCTGGAGTGGCGTCCGCTGACCAGCCTGCTGGTACGCGGCAGCTATGGCACCAGCTTTCGTGCGCCGGACCTGAACTACATCTACCAGGCCGACAGCAACGGCTACTACCCGGACCAGATCGACTACTACGGCTGCAGCAAGGGTGTGGAGGGCGCCTGTGATCGCGGGCGGGTGGACTATGTACAGAGTGGTACCAGCGACCTGAAGTCCGAGCGCGGCAAATCCTGGACCTATGGCCTGGTGTGGTCGCCGTCGCGCAACTTCGATGTTTCCGCCGACTACTGGCGCGTACAGATCGACGACTTGCTGACGAGCGTGGATCAGAACCGCCTGTTGCAGGAAGAGAACGCCTGCCGCAGCGGCGCCCAGGACATCAACTCGGCCAGTTGCCAGGCAGTGCTGGCACGGGTCCAGCGCAACCCCGGCAATGCCGCGGTGGACCCCAACAAGCTGCAGCAGGTGCGGGTCAATGCCATCAACGCTGCCAGCGAGCGGGTCAGCGGCCTGGATCTCAAGAGCAACATTCGCTGGGGCGCTGGCGACTACGGGGCGTTCAGTTCGACCCTGGGCTACACCCTGGTGCTTTCGCATTACTACAAGGAGTCCGACCAGGCCACGACCCTGGATTTGCGCTCCGACCGCAGCAACCATGACTGGCGCAGCAAGGCCAACGCCAGCCTGACCTGGGACTATGAGCACTACAGCACGACCCTGATGGGCATTCGCTACGGCAGCGTCACCAATGGCAACGGCGATGGCCGGCTGTCGCCCTGGACGGTGTTCAACGCCAGCGCCCGCTACAAGATCAACGACCGCGCCAGCCTCGGCCTGACCGTCAACAACCTGCTCAACCAGTACAAGCACGACGATTCCGGCGGTTGGCCCTATTACCCTACGGGCAACTACGACGCCTACGGGCGCCAATGGTGGCTGGACCTGAGCTACCACTTCGGCAGTTGA
- a CDS encoding sigma-70 family RNA polymerase sigma factor, translating to MGANPNPHYPLVGQMFKRDYQWLCACVARALGCHHSAQDIASETFVRILALPDPTVIREPRALLTTIARRLVYEGWRRQDLERAYLESLALAPAPVHPSPEERALLIEALLAVDQLLNGLSAKAKAAFLYHQLDGLTYVEIGALLGVSTSRVQQYMAEAFKRCYLALVEA from the coding sequence ATGGGGGCGAATCCGAACCCGCACTACCCGCTGGTCGGGCAGATGTTCAAAAGGGACTATCAATGGCTTTGCGCTTGCGTCGCCAGGGCCCTGGGATGTCATCACAGCGCCCAGGACATCGCCTCGGAGACCTTCGTGCGCATCCTGGCGCTGCCCGACCCTACGGTCATCCGTGAGCCACGGGCGCTGCTGACCACCATCGCCCGGCGCCTGGTCTATGAGGGCTGGCGCCGCCAGGACCTGGAGCGGGCCTATCTGGAGAGCCTGGCGCTGGCGCCTGCTCCCGTGCACCCGTCGCCCGAAGAACGGGCGTTGCTGATCGAGGCGCTGTTGGCCGTGGACCAGTTGCTCAACGGTTTGTCGGCCAAGGCCAAGGCGGCGTTTCTCTATCACCAGCTGGACGGCCTGACCTATGTCGAGATCGGCGCGCTGCTGGGGGTGTCCACCAGCCGGGTGCAGCAGTACATGGCCGAGGCGTTCAAGCGCTGCTACCTGGCATTGGTGGAGGCATGA